One segment of Nothobranchius furzeri strain GRZ-AD chromosome 13, NfurGRZ-RIMD1, whole genome shotgun sequence DNA contains the following:
- the LOC107380579 gene encoding extracellular calcium-sensing receptor-like produces MVFLMGKGRSVCRLQGSAQQPELAQDGDLIIGGIFSFRTDQDYSTNSFQSVPEIRKCNNFNLRELKFAQTMIFAINEINKNPEILPGVRLGYKIYNNCGTMDILRAALALVSGLRGEINDDFCTKSETVQAIIGHSGSSPTIAFAQVVGRFQIPVISHFATCACLSNRREYPSFFRTIPSDYYQSKALAKLVKYFGWTWVGAVAVSNEYGMNGIAAFIQAAEDHGVCIEYSVAFSSSDPPHVLDRVIQVIKRSTSKVIMAFMTHREIKLLAAELYKENITRLQWIGSDAWITDPSLTDSEGYAILLGSLGFTVARANIPGLEQYLMQLHPSQFPNSPFVRDFWEDVFECSLNGTVNTKRKPCSSLESLQTINSQFTDFSEQRFSKNVYKSVYAVAHALDNLMKCDGSGTPSKGNCYDPKHTQPLPVLQYLASVNFTTVDGERVYFDNNGDSPARYELVNLQITNKGTLNGETVGIFDASLPDDHQFILNSIPVVWGNDLTEVPVSVCSEKCLPGTFKVLQKGKPACCYDCVLCPEGQITNLTESPQCLKCPPEYWSNQHRDACILKPTEFLAYEEKLGTLLALFALLGIFLTMITTLVFYCHIDTPLVRANNSELSFLLLFSLTLCFLCSLTFIGRPTDWSCMLRHTAFGITFVLCISCVLGKTIVVLIAFKATIPGSNVMKWFGLAQQRLVVLALTLIQVLISILWLITSPPFPFMNMMLYKDRVILQCDLGTVFGFGAALGYIGLLAVLCFVLAFLARKLPDNFNEAKFITFSMLIFCTVWLAFIPAYVSSPGKFADAVEIFAILASSYGLLFCIFLPKCYIILIKPEQNTKRHIMGKGSQY; encoded by the exons ATGGTTTTCCTGATGGGAAAAGGAAGGTCTGTATGTCGACTTCAGGGCTCGGCACAACAACCTGAACTAGCTCAGGATGGTGACCTCATTATTGGAGGCATTTTTTCATTTCGCACGGACCAGGATTATTCCACCAACTCATTTCAGTCTGTTCCAGAAATCAGAAAATGCAACAA TTTCAATTTGAGAGAACTCAAATTTGCTCAAACAATGATTTTTGCTATAAATGAAATCAACAAAAACCCTGAAATCCTGCCAGGTGTCAGACTTGGCTACAAGATTTACAACAACTGTGGGACAATGGACATACTGAGAGCTGCGCTGGCTCTTGTAAGTGGACTGAGAGGAGAAATAAATGATGATTTCTGCACAAAATCTGAAACAGTGCAAGCTATCATAGGGCACTCGGGATCAAGCCCAACTATTGCCTTTGCACAGGTCGTTGGAAGGTTTCAGATACCGGTG ATCAGTCATTTTGCTACCTGTGCTTGCCTGAGCAATCGAAGGGAGTACCCTAGTTTTTTCAGAACCATCCCCAGCGATTACTACCAAAGCAAAGCTCTGGCAAAGCTGGTCAAATACTTTGGCTGGACCTGGGTCGGGGCAGTTGCTGTTAGTAATGAATACGGCATGAATGGCATCGCAGCATTCATCCAAGCTGCAGAGGATCATGGCGTGTGTATTGAGTACTCTGTGGCATTTTCCTCGTCGGATCCACCACATGTTCTAGACAGAGTAATACAGGTCATCAAGCGGTCCACTTCCAAGGTGATTATGGCTTTCATGACTCACAGGGAAATTAAACTACTGGCTGCTGAGTTGTACAAAGAGAACATAACAAGACTGCAGTGGATCGGCAGCGACGCCTGGATCACAGATCCCTCGCTGACAGACAGCGAAGGGTACGCCATCCTTCTGGGCTCGCTTGGCTTCACGGTTGCCAGAGCCAACATCCCAGGGCTGGAGCAGTATCTGATGCAGCTCCACCCCTCACAGTTCCCCAACAGCCCGTTTGTCAGAGATTTCTGGGAAGATGTGTTTGAATGCTCTCTGAACGGCACTGTGAACACAAAAAGAAAGCCATGCAGCAGCCTTGAGAGCTTGCAAACAATTAATTCACAGTTCACTGATTTTTCCGAGCAGAGATTTTCTAAAAATGTCTACAAGTCCGTCTACGCTGTGGCTCATGCTCTGGATAATCTGATGAAATGTGATGGTAGTGGGACACCCTCTAAAGGGAACTgttatgatcccaaacacacgcaGCCGTTGCCG GTGCTGCAATATCTCGCCTCCGTGAATTTCACCACTGTGGATGGAGAAAGAGTTTATTTTGACAATAATGGTGACTCACCAGCAAGATACGaacttgttaatttacaaataacaaACAAAGGAACACTAAACGGAGAAACTGTTGGCATTTTTGATGCTTCGCTTCCAGATGATCATCAGTTTATTCTGAACAGCATCCCAGTCGTCTGGGGTAATGACTTGACTGAG GTACCGGTGTCAGTCTGCAGCGAGAAATGTCTCCCGGGAACATTTAAGGTCCTCCAGAAAGGAAAACCAGCCTGTTGTTACGACTGTGTTCTCTGTCCAGAGGGACAAATAACCAATTTAActg AGTCACCACAGTGTTTGAAATGCCCTCCGGAGTACTGGTCTAACCAACACAGAGATGCCTGCATCCTAAAACCAACAGAGTTTCTGGCATATGAGGAAAAATTGGGGACCCTACTGGCACTGTTTGCTCTGCTGGGGATTTTTCTAACCATGATCACAACCCTAGTTTTCTACTGCCACATAGACACCCCACTAGTACGAGCAAACAACTCTGAGctgagcttcctgctgctcttctcCTTGACTCTGTgtttcctgtgttctctgacctttATTGGCCGGCCCACAGATTGGTCCTGCATGCTGCGACACACGGCGTTTGGCATCACCTTTGTACTCTGCATCTCCTGTGTTCTGGGAAAGACTATTGTGGTTTTAATAGCCTTCAAGGCTACAATTCCAGGCAGTAATGTGATGAAATGGTTTGGGCTTGCACAGCAGAGGCTCGTCGTTCTGGCCTTAACCCTCATACAGGTTTTGATTAGCATACTTTGGCTAATCACAAGTCCGCCTTTCCCTTTTATGAACATGATGCTGTATAAAGACCGTGTCATCCTGCAGTGCGATCTTGGTACGGTCTTCGGGTTTGGCGCTGCGTTGGGTTACATTGGACTTCTAGCTGTGTTGTGCTTTGTACTTGCTTTTCTGGCTCGGAAGCTACCCGACAACTTCAACGAAGCTAAATTCATCACTTTCAGCATGCTGATATTCTGCACAGTGTGGCTCGCCTTCATCCCAGCATACGTCAGCTCTCCTGGGAAGTTTGCTGATGCTGTGGAGATATTTGCAATTCTGGCTTCAAGTTATGGACTCCTGTTTTGCATCTTTCTGCCCAAATGTTACATCATTCTGATTAAGCCAGAGCAAAACACTAAGAGACACATAATGGGAAAAGGCTCCCAATACTAA